In the genome of Haemorhous mexicanus isolate bHaeMex1 chromosome 22, bHaeMex1.pri, whole genome shotgun sequence, the window AAGGACCGGTTCCCTGGGAAATGGGTGGAATCCAGTagtggggaggggagaagaATCCTCAGCGTTTAAAGGAGGGAGTGTTGATAGGAGGTCACatggggaaaggggagatttaTGGGCTTGTCCTGGGCATGAATGGGGCAGAGCTGGTCTGTGTGACCGTTCCTGCTGTGGGTGGAcaaagcagggagcaggagtTGGGCTCTTGTGTAGTCcttgggctgtgggcaggggccATTGCAcccctggggccaggctggagagccaGAGAAGGCTGTGGCCCTGGAAAGGTGGCGTGGCTCTTGCCAGAGCCGTTTGTGAGGATGTGGCACACTGGTGTGAGCTGGGGCAGCAAAGGTGGAGTTcagcccaaaaaccccaaactcctctGGGAATGGATCTGTTCCACTGCTGGTGGTGAAGGAAAGTGGTTTAAAGGgtacaggtgtgcccagggtgtTCCACAGAGCAAAACCTGAAGAGTTTGGTGTGCCAGGACTGGAGTTTGGAGAGGACCCCTCTCAAAGGACCCACAGGGAGGAGCAGTGAAGGACCCTGGCACTCCTGagccagggactgcaggcagagctgctggctctgagcaggTTCACCAGGAGCTCATCGACATTGGAGCGCCAATTTCAGGGACAATTCAGCCAACTAGGACGTGGAATTGCCTGTGCAAGGTGTGtgctggaggtgcaggagggctggaactTGGAATTGCCTGTGCAAGGTGTGTGCTGGAGGTGCAGGAAGGCTGGAACTTGGAATTGCCTGTCCAAGGTGTGtgctggaggtgcaggagggctggaactTGGAATTGCCTGTGCAAGGTGTGTGCTGGAGGTGCAGGAAGGCTGGAATTTGGAATTGCCTGTGCAAGGTGTGTGCTGGAGGTGCAGGAAGGCTGGAATTTGGAATTGCCTGTGCAAGGTGTGTGCTGGAGGTGCAGGAAGGCTGGAACTTGTCAAGCTGGTGGGTTCAGGATGTGCTCCAAGTCTCACCTCTGTGTGGATCAAGTACTGGAGCAGGAGCTACGTGAGCAATGTTTGCTCCTGAGATTATCTCAGTGGTTTGGATCACTCTGTGAATGCTCCAGGCGGGCACTGACACCCAGGAAGAGGAGATGGCAACACCATGTTCTTTACTTTGGGATTTGTGGAGTGTCACCTTCCTGGAAAGCTGCTGAGTGGAGTCTCTCAGAGCTGGTGGGGACCACACCTCTGCCAGAAGGCTGCAGTCctccccgtgggctggagaggaTCCTTTCCATCTCGCCTGGAGAATGGGAGGGAACAGAGccctcctgggctctccctcgTTTTGGCTTTCCCCCTCCAAGGGGAGGGCTCAGGTCactccaggaggagctgctggtctGTTCCTGCCCAGCATCACCCACTCACTTTGTTCTCCATGCCCCAGCTGTGGTGTCTGTGAAGCCCTGAGAGATCCTGTAATAAACCTGTTCCCAGTGTGGAGCTCTCATgtattcccttttttcccataaaattGTTTCCATCACCGTGCTGCAaacagccaggcagtgctggagcagggaaaccACAGGGTGAGGCAAGGCTTTCCCCAAGTGCCCTGTGTTTTAATTTCAGATTCTGATCCAGCGTGTTTCACCGTCCTCGGGGGGAACATCATGTTCTCTGATTGACATAAAatagagaaattaaattaatatctCAGGAATGTGCTATGAACCAGGTTTGACAGCATTAGGAGAAGTTAactggaggaggctgtgcctCCTGACACACTCTCAGTTTTTAATTATACCACGTTATGAGTTCATTAACATTGTGACAGGGATGATGAGGAGTCGCTGAGTTTTGGGAGCAACACTCGTGCCTGGCACAACCCAGGGAGCCTGGTGCCATCTCTTTTGCTCTTCAACTTCTCCAAGGGTGAAAGTGAATCTGGTAAGTGCCTGTTTGACTTCCCCGGTGGGGAATCTGCCTCCTGGGAGCCATCCAGGGGcctggctggtgctggtggGCAAAGCTGGCCCCGGTTTCAATATCCTCGTGCGTTAGTGGGAACAGGCTGTTCCACCAGCACCTCTTCCAGGAAGGTGTTTGCTAGGATTTCAACAGATGCCAGCCGAGGCAAGGTGTCTTCTTTCATCAGTGTGTTCTTCCTGAAACGAAATGTTTTGAGAGGCCATTCTCTCTGAAAAAggtggaaaaggggaaatggaATTGCAGGGACATCCAAGCGTAGCCCCCTCTCCTGGATCGCTTTTCCCCCCAGCGCAGATGAGTTCCTGCTGCACAGCGAGCAGGGAGCGTTCCCTGCCCGGAGCTTCTGCCCGGCAGCGCTGGAAGAGCTGCGCCACTCCTGCAGGGAGTCTGTTCCCATGCTCCTGCTCCCGATAGTGCCGCTTTGTTGGTACAACTGAGGGCGATTGTGCTCCCCGGGGCTGGGCGGCCCCTCCGTGCCGCCCTGGCCGCGCAGCTGCCCGGCAGCCCGGCCCGATACTGCCTCCTTTGTGCGAGCGCTCCGGGAAGCGCCTGGAGACCGAGGGAATCTCTCCTCCTCAATTGCACATCGTCCTGATAGCCCCGTACTTAATAAAGCCAGCACTAGCTCCGAAATAGAAACGGTTAGAAAACTTGTGGTTTCTCCCAGAAACCacagttggggttttttttctgttgtttggttttttttattttttttctaacagaaACTTCTGCTTTAGAACAGGAGATTCTTTCATTGATCTGTGTGTGTTGGTTGTGCCGTGAGGTTTCTTGCTCCTGATAACAGCAGAGTTTTTAGCTGTGCAGCAAAATTAGAGTGATTTCTAGATTGGCTTAGAACAGCCCCAGCTTTGGTGAGAGTCCCCCACGCAGAGTGCAGAACGATCCTCGCTGCACCTGCACGGGAAGAGCAGTTTATCTGGAATTGCACTTGGAGCGGTGTCAAATGGAAAGCTgaattattaggaaaaatgaAGATTCCAGGCGGTTCCCTGTGTAGTAAACGTTCCCGAAAATCCATCTCCCGCACACCTGAAGGTGAGCCAGTGATGTACCCACCTGCACTGCGTGGCCCCTGCAGTGCTTTGTGCtaccctggaggagctgcaggatgggatgggcacagagcagggcagagctgcgggatgggatgggcacagagcctggcagagctgcaggatgggatgggCATGGAGccgggcagagctgcaggatgggatgggcacggagcctggcagagctgcaggatgggatgggcatggagcctggcagagctgcaggatgggatgggcatggagcagggcagagctgcaggatgggcacggagcagggcagagctgcaggatgggatgggcatggagcagggcagagctgcaggatgggatgggcatggagcctggcagagctgcaggatgggatgggcatggagcagggcagagctgcaggatgggatgggcatggagcagggcagagctgcaggatgggatgggcacagatcctggcagagctgcaggatgggatgggcatggagcagggcagagctgcaggatgggatgggcacagagcagggcagagctgcaggatgggcacagagcagggcaaagCTGCAGGATGGTCCTGGAGCCAGGCACAGCCGCAGGACAGGCACAGAGCCCGGCAGAGCCGTGGGATGGTCACAGAACCTGGCAGAGCCGTGGGACgggcacagagcctggcagaaCTGCGGGACAGGACGGGCACGGAGCCCAGCAGAGCCGCAGGAtgggctgcagcctctcccgGCGCTCCCTCGCCTCGCCCTCGGTGCTGAGGGGGACCCTCACCTCTGCGGCCCCTCCCGCCGGGCGGGCTGGGTGGATGTGCCTCTTGCAGAGCCATTAACATAATTTTATGCACTAATTTGTGTAATCATTAAAGAGTGGAGCAGGGCATTGTTCACATGAGTAATTACCTCTATATTCTAATAGCTCTAATTCATCCCTTTAGTGAGTTTCGTGTTTCAGTGACTCAGCCACGATTCACGCTTCGGGTCCTGTATTTTTTGAAGAAATGCCCGTTTCTCGCATGACTTGGTCGCCCTCTGCGCAGCCGATGACGTGACAGATCCTGAGGAGCTCAGACCACGCGGATGCCGACCTGGGAAGGTTTGCCAGCGTGGATccggggctctggggctggctgcaTCCCACGGGGGTTGGACTGGCTGGGATGCTGCGGAGAGCAGATGCCAGCAGAAATCTGAGCATGGAAAACTTGGCAGTTTGCTGAACTCCGGGTATTTTCCTTCTGACAAAAGGCAGCGTTGTATTTTTGTCGTGATTTTTGATACGAGATGAAACATGGGGAATAAAATTCTGCTGCGCAGGCTCTGGCTGCATTGATTCTCCATCCTCACACGTGCGTGTCTGCACAGTACACAGggtgcaggcaggagggaaggcGTGGGGAGCATCATTTTCTGCCTGATTTGCAGGATGACACAGGATATTTTCCCGACGGCACCGAAATTAATttgaggcagagctgcctgctaCCAccaaaggttttgttttccccttggAAACGTGGAGCAAAGTTGGTTCCTTGGCCAGCgagagcagggatgctctgcccGAGGCTCCTGCCAGCGCTGGATGCTCGTCCCTGTGGGATCAGCTGAGCGATGCAGATGAATGCACAAACATTGATTGTTTTGGAGACAATCCATAACTGCCAAATGAGATTAAACACCACCCAGGTCccagcaaaaaataaaagtaaatagcaaagaataaagaaaatgggGCACGGCATTGGCAAATGGTCCTAGGGGACCATCTAGCCGAGTATTAATCCctgccatccccatccctggaggatttcggagctctctgctgctgttaatcgcagcagccctgcagggaaggTAATGCAGCATTATCCGTGTtctccagctgtggctggggaggagggaagcagCCGGCTTGGCCGAGCTT includes:
- the LOC132337575 gene encoding transcriptional regulatory protein AlgP-like, encoding MLMALQEAHPPSPPGGRGRRGEGPPQHRGRGEGAPGEAAAHPAALLGSVPVLSRSSARLCARPTALPGSVTIPRLCRALCLSCGCAWLQDHPAALPCSVPILQLCPALCPSHPAALPCSMPIPSCSSARICAHPILQLCPAPCPSHPAALPCSMPIPSCSSARLHAHPILQLCPAPCPSHPAALPCSVPILQLCPAPCPSHPAALPGSMPIPSCSSARLRAHPILQLCPAPCPSHPAALPGSVPIPSRSSALLCAHPILQLLQGSTKHCRGHAVQVGTSLAHLQVCGRWIFGNVYYTGNRLESSFFLIIQLSI